Genomic DNA from Cucurbita pepo subsp. pepo cultivar mu-cu-16 chromosome LG13, ASM280686v2, whole genome shotgun sequence:
ACTACACTACAGTGCAGGAAGAAGTTGTTTGGTTGTGTTGGGGGATTGGAATAATAAGTTTAGCTTCATCTTTATCTGCAGCTCCTCTTGTTTCTCTCCTCTCTTCCGACCCGACCTCAACCTGTGAAATCTATACATTACAACGACACACCGACGAGTTATAAGTCTATGAACCATCTAGTTTTTCCATTCATTCTTCCCCCTATCATAtctaaattctctctttttctttttcaatgatAGATGAAAGCTTACAGCCAACTAATTGGAACTTCATGGTTTGGAACtgtttttaagatttattagaGTTACGAGAACTAAATATGGACGTTCTGAAAATATAGACACCAACGAAGTTTGGAAACAAAAATGACGTTTtaactaataaatatataatgatATCAAAGGGTTGAAAATTATCCGTAAGAAGTGAGCCAAACCAGACCGAAATGTGTTGAGTGAGGATACGATGGTATTTTCACAGGTGAGAAAACGTACTttcaaatgaaacaaaaaaggaaaagagatgaACTTATAAAGTAATGAATATGTGTGAAAAGGATTCTTAAATCAAGTAatgaatatgtttttttttttaaatatttttattgtacaAAAAATCtctaattaagaagaaaaagacttttttttttttttgtgtaaaaTTTTCTAGATTTAAAAATGTTGACATGCtctcaaataattaatatttttaatgatatatttgaaaactttgaagattaacagatttattaaatataaattttaattttatatctaataagaCTCTAAACTTATtcgaacaaaagaaaataggtcGATAatctattagacacaaaatttaaatttcataaacttattaaattaaagaacttAAAAGGcacatttaataaaattagagtCTAACTTAATGTTGGATTAAATTAGTTCGAGTCTATTAttcaatcttttatttttaataaaaaataaaaataaaatatagaacatttattataatttttgttgtttttttttttttggaaagttttgcctcaattttaaaatatatatttaaaagctagatggaaataaatattaaaaaatgattaaaaaattatatgaaattataataaatatgtcaaaaaaaagaaaataatttttattaatttttctttgcGATATTCAGTTCAACCCGACGACGTTTTAAGCTTTTTCCTGACATAACTGGAGAACTGCTCCAATTTTTTTctagggttttagggtttcaattAGGCATCAAACCCCCATCACTTGCCACAGGTTTTGAgtttgttcttcctcttcttcttgcGACAATGGAGAGCCCTTCTCCGGCTTCATGCTGGAGCAATGTCGTGAAATCTCAGTCGGCTCCGAAGCCTCAGCATCAGACTCCGACCTCCTCCGTCCAAGTATTCGCCGATAGCTGCAAGTCCAGTCAAGGCGTTGCTGTTGCCGTTGTTGATGCCAACGCCATTATCCAAGGAGGAGAGAAGCTTTCCACCTGCGCGGATAAGTTTGTTTCCGTTCCTGAGGTTTTGGATGAGGTTCGCGATCCTGTGTCTCGCCATAGACTCGCCTTCGTCCCCTTCTCTCTCGAATCCATGGATCCCTCTCCTGAAGCTCTCAATAAAGGTAGAATTCCAAATTCTAGTCCCTCTCTGCCCCTATGCGCTGGTTGTGTTGTTACTTGGAAGATGAACAGGTTGTTGTTTATACAAGAAACGATCGGATGAAAGGTTTAAGCGGTACTACCATTAGAGTGTGTTTGGATGGTTTTGAGAGAAACGTTTAAGTGCTTCGGAGTGCTTTTTTAAGTGTTTCTAGAGTCATATTGGCTTgctaaattttatctttttgagAATTACTTTTAGTTGGATTAAATTTTCAGAGTAATTTTTATGTGTTTGTAACTCTGGCCTCTTATTGGAAAGAAATGTGAAGCATGCAAATTATAGTCTACGTTGTGGTAGCCTTTTGAAATTGGTCTTACTAGATACTGTCTcacttgttgttgttgatatCACCGTGTGCATTCCTAGTTTCCACCGTCGtaatgtattttcttttgaatcttACAGTAATCAAGTTTGCAAGGGCAACTGGTGACTTACAGACGCTTTCAGATGTTGATATTAAACTTATTGCCCTCACTTACACGTTGGAGACTCAGATCCATGGAACCAAACATCTCCGTGAGTGTCCTCCCCCTGTCCACATGGTTAATACAAAGAGGTTGCCTGAGAAAGACATGCCTGGGTGGGGCTCTAACGTTCCTAATCTGGAAGAATGGGAAGCATTAGAGCAAGATGCTGATGCTCCGTCCAATTCGACATCGAAGATTCTTCCTTTGCAGGATTTAAACTTGAACATCATCCCTTCAGATGGTCAATCTGAAGATCTTTCACTAGAGCCCAAGGATGGGAATTACTTGGAGCATCAAGATGAAACTGAGAGTGCATCAGGAAGATCAAGGAGGTATCCtccaaagaagaaggaaattaATATTGAAGGGAAGAAGATGGTGGCTGATGGAATTGATGCATCTCAGGGACAATGTGATGATAATGAGGGTGAGTGGACACCTGCCGTCAGTCGAAGTACTCAGAGAAGATATATTAGGAGGAAAGCCAGACGTGAATATTATGAGTCCTTAGCTGAAAAGGATGGTCTGCAAGATGTTGAAACCACAGATGGTGACATCCAAGTGGAACCTAAGAGTTCAGGTCAATCACAGGATAAAATCTCTGAACTGCCAAATTCtggaaatttgaatgagagtcGGATAGAAGAAGGGACAAACAATAGTGAGAACCTCTCACAAATTTTGAAGCAGATGAGGCTGGAAGAAGATTCATTAAATACCCTTCATGTGGAAGGGCTTGGCGCTTCCacaaaagaagaatttgatgaGAGTGAGTTGGAGGATGCTGTGGCTGTGGAAGGCTCGGATTATACAGTAAAGGATGAAATGGAACACATAGAAGACTTGAGTCAGACTAATGAAAGTGTAGACACGTCAAATGTAGATGATGTTAGCAGTGATCAGAGTTGGATGCTCAGATCATTGTCTGAATCAAGTGTAGCATGTGTAACTGGTGACTTCGCGATGCAGAATGTTCTTCTGCAAATGGGTTTACGATTGTTGGCTCCAGGAGGAATGCAGATCCGGCAACTACATAGGTATATTTATATTACGTGGTCcaacaaattttgttaaatcaTCACCAATTACCAATTGTTTATCAAACTTGACATCCAATAATTACAACTAAGTCATTCCCTTTCTGACCCACCTTCTAAGTTCTGAGAACCCCTCAACAATCTTCTTTCCAACCGATGATTTAGAAATGTTCGTTTTTTCTTACTCGAGCCAACTTTCAGGCCTATGAGTCAGTGTTAATTGCCTTGTATACTGGTCGAGTAGTTTGTTTGAGATAAATTCATTATGTTTAGTGCAATTACACACTCAAATTTCACAATGTGTTGCTCAGGTGGATTTTGAAATGTCACGCCTGCTACAATGTCACAGCTGAAATTGGAAGGATCTTTTGCCCAAAGTGTGGAAATGGTGGAACTTTACGCAAGGTAGCTGTTACAGTTGGCGAGAACGGAGTTGTGTTAGCAGCTCGTAAGCCGAGGATCACTCTGCGAGGCACAAAAGTGAGTATTTCTGTTCGTTGCCCTTCagaattatctaaaatttcattcacacttttaattatctttctCAATGGTCATGTACTTATATATATTCGCTCATGAACAGTATGGTTTTCTATGGCTTGTTTTATATTTCAGATCCCTTCTCCCACAAAAAGCCGTTGATTAGGCATGGTTTCTAACCTTCTAGAAATGTGTGTTTTCCTTTTACGTACAGTTTTCACTTCCTCTACCGCAAGGTGGAAGAGACGCCATTACCAAAAATCTTGTCTTACGTGAAGATCAACTCCCGCAGAAATTTCTTCATcccaaaacaaagaagaaagctAATAAGCAGGTTATTTTCCAATCAAAATTGCCTCACTCCAGTCTATCTTGGTTTATTTATGATcagattttattaaattttcaccATAACTTCATAGCCAAGTAGTAATCtccatatttcattttcaggGAGATGACTTCTATCCCGTGGATAATTTCTTCAGCCACCACAATACTGATAAGAGAGCTCCTTTGCAGCCTCCTGTAAGGCAGGCTTTAGCAGTCTTTAGTGGGAAGAGAAATCCGAACGATAACCATTACTCCCGATCTAAGCATAAATAGACCCAAGTATTTTTAGATTTCATGTTCATTACAGTTTTCATAACTACAAATTTTGATGAATATCTTTTGAGATTggattaatttattcaaattgatAAGCTCAGCTTAAATGAGTTCAATTTTGCCCTgaatttccttcaaaatacTTGTTCGGTGCGACTTTATTTGTGAATATGTAATCCCAATAACAGTTTTGGTAAATATTTGGTTTGAGTAAATTGCATCAAGTTATGTATAGTTCAGCTAGTTAGAGTATTTATTCTCGAGTATCGATTTAAGAGGTCAAACCTTTGACGCAAAGGGGAAACCGAAACAGCAGAGAACAAATTTGTTCAACTTCTTTGTTGCTTTGTGATTAAATGACACTCTGATTAAAGCTATTGTGATATTGACATACTCTTGATGCTAGGACTTATACAGCCTGCTTTCTAGGATTGAACATGTACACGATGAATTCAGGAACTTAAAAaagctataaaaaaaacaaaagaaaacggGAAAAATTAGAGTATTACAACTTTTGTGTATGTCAATTTGTATGTGTACCTTCACTACTTCTATGAGAGTGCAAGCTCTGCCCATGCCAAAGAAGATGCCTTAAACTCAATGGCAACAGATGTGTCAATTCTAGTTTCTAACATGGTGCAGACCTCCTTCATCGATAGCGATTTCGGCTGCTGGTAGATGCAGAGGTTCATCACCTCACAGATCACCTCGAGGTCTTCGTATCTAAAATGCTTCAGTTCGGGATCGACAATGTAAGCCATCACTTCTGGCATTTCAATATAGTCCTTGACCTGTATCAGAAAAGTGTTGAGTACCAAAACTGGTACACTTTCAAATATTGACTAATCCACAACTGGTTTCTTACCCAATCTACCAAGTTTCCTTTGACTTTGCAGTACAGAGGCCTCCCGCTGATGATTTCAAGTAGAAGGACGCCGAAAGCATAGATGTTACCCTGCACGTCGAGATGTCTTGCTTCTAGAGAGTTTGGAAGAACACATATCGCACCTTGGCTGCCGATAGCACCTGAATTCTTCTCCGATCGTGAAAGAATCGTCTTCCAACTTTCAAAGTCTATCAGCTGAAAGAATCGTTTTCTTAATCTCCATCTTAAGAAAACTTCTTCAAAGATTACcaagatttacctttggagAAAAGTCATCCGTAAGATATACAGCATTGGAACTCAGCTCAGAGATGGTGAATGGAGGTTGGAGCTCGGTATGAAGATACTCGAGTCCACGAGCGATGCCTAAGATAATCTTCATGCGTCTCGTCCACGATAACTGAGACGCTTCTCCATCTGCAGTCACTGTATGACAGTAATCAACAAGAACATATGAGAAGAATCATGACAAATTAGGAACAAAActaagaaacaagaagaaaatgttggGTTACAATGTAGATGCTCATATAATGTGCCATTTGATGCATAATCAAAAACCAGCATCCTCGTAAATGGACTACTCTCTCTGCAATAACCCAGTAATTTCCCTGTATTCTCGTGGTTGATCCGCGCCAAATCCGCTACCTAGATAGATATTCGAGATGAGAACTTAACTCGAAAATTGTCGACAAGCTAAATCATTTCCTTGTCGTTGattaaaagaaagcaaaagaaacaaTACCTCCGTCTGAAAATAGAGTTCGAGGTATCCTGTCCATTGCTCTTCTTTCATGCTCATCGAGATAACCGCAATCTCGGGTCCGGTTTTCATGGTGCCCTTGTATACCAAACTGTCCTGAGATGAGCCAATTATGTTGCTGAAATCTTCACAAGCTAGTTCGAGTTCTTGTCGACTAAATCTCGTTACATCCTTCAAAATCTCAGGATCTGCATAAAAAACCGCATTAACATTGCTatctttttcttcctaaaaACACGACTCTGGATGAATAAATGAAGCGTTTATCGACACATATGCATATATACTATGATTATAGAGGTCGATACTTCCTATCAACCGCAAAAGACGAGGATAACAAACCTATGTAAACCGGAGCGTAGTACTTCCTACTTCCAGCTTTCTTCCATGGCAGTATGATGGAGGATTTTCTATTGAATTTCTGGACTGCAGTAAGAACAGCAACAAGGAACAGAGAACCCACCAGAGTTCCTGTTACTATCTCAAGGGCCAAAAGCCAGACAGGTTTCGACGTTGTTTCGTGATGGTTCTGCTCGTGGCTTCCCGGATGGCTCTTGGTCTTAGCTGGTCATTAAGAATCAATAATAGAATGGCAATCAGTACTAGTTATAGAACAAGCTAGAAACTACAAGTTTTCAAATCAGATGTTCGTTTTCGCTTCAGTTACGAGCAAACTATGCAACTTCGACAAATGCCACGCACCGCATTGAGATGAAGGACGTTGTTTTGGGTTACTGTTATTGAGGCAATTCCCTTGGAAACTTGACCTGCAGGAAGTGGTTCAAAGATGGAACTGAACTATCAATTCTAGAATGAGAGAAAACTAGGGAGGTACCTTGGGATATACCCCAAGCATTTCGGTATGCTCCCGACAAAAAAGTTATACGAAAAGTCGGCAACTCTTAGCTGAGACGAGCCACAAAATCCAGTCAAGTCCATGTTTGACGCATTGTACCTGAAACATGAGTAGAACATATGTAACGcaccaagcccaccactaatagatattgtcctctttgggcttttccttcctACCTTCTCtccaaggtttttaaaacacgtccgcttgggggaggtttccacacccctataaagaatgtttcattctccacaatccacccctttcggggtccattgctggcactcattccttctccaatcgatgtggagccctccaatccacccctttcaagGCCCAACGTCCATGCGGTCACACCACCccgtgtctggctttgatggCATTTGTAATgctccaagctcaccgctaatagatattatcctctttgggctttcccttccccGCTTCCCtccaaggtttttaaaacacgtttcctagaaggaggtttccacacccttataaagaatgtttcgttctccacaatccacccctttcgaggTCCAttgctggcactcattccttctccaatcgatgtggagcccccaatccacccctttcagggcccaacgtccatGCGGTCACACCACCCCATGTCTCACTTTGATGGCAGTTGTAATgctccaagcccaccgctaacaaatattgtcctctttgggctctccCTCTTAGGCTTCCCtccaagttttttaaaacgcatttcctagaaggaggtttccacacccttataaagaatgcttcgttttcctcccaaccaacgtgggaacTCACAACATAAGACaaggaaaaaatgaaggaagtTCGAGCGGAGAAGGGCTATAAAAAGAACCCCTTAAAAGAGAAGGGCTATGACAAAAACGGCTAGTTAGTCAAATCCTTCCATGGAAACAAAGTCCACTTACAATCCAGTATGATCTGAATAGTCACCAGCAGCAACAGCTCCTCCAAGCTTATTTCGATCCAGCCTTAGTTCCTCAAGGTATCTCAAATGTCCCAGCTCAGGAGGCAGCTTACCAGTGAGCCCATTAGACTGTAGGTTTCTGCCACCACAGCAAAGGAACAAACATTAAAGAAACCCATTAATGGCAACCTCAAAGGAAGAGGAATTGACCATACATTTTCACAACATTGGTTAAATGCCCAAACTCAGAAGGAATTGGACCAGTGAGTTGATTCACCCCTAAGTCCAACACTCTGAGGTTCTTCAAGCACCCCAACTCCTTAGGAACTGGACCAAGCAGCTTATTCCCATGCAAAATCCTACACCCCATCACACAAAAATGCACTTAAAAGAAGAGAACTCTTCAGTGTTTTCACTTCCCAGTGAAGTGGAAAATGACTTACAGTTCGTCCAAGAAGCTGAGCTGACCCAAATCTCGTGGAAGAAATCCTTTAATGGCAGAATATGAAATGTTACTGTAAAAGAAGAGTGCCAAAACATAAGCCTGTGATAGTTCTAAGAAACTATTGGGAACTTTGAATGGAAGTGAAGCCATATCTAACATCTTTGTAACATGGTCTCTATTGGGAGAACACGAAATGCCAGACCATAAACAAGGATCTTCATAAAGGCTGTTCCAGTTGGAGAAGACTTCAAATGGATCTTCAAATATTTCTAACCTGAAGGCCATAAGAGCCGACACTAAACAAAACCAAGAAACAAATTCTTAGCAATAAGGGATCGTTAAGCCAAAACCCACTTCTAATTTTAGCAGTAGCTTGACTAATCCAAAACATAAACACAATAATCTGTACAGCAAACATCGGAGCAAGCAGATTTCAACAGTTTTTCTTTCCAGAATTTACCATTTTCTTGAAACAGCGAAGAACATAAAGATACAAGATCTAAGAAACCAGAGATTAAGGGACAGAAGAACACATACCTTCATTAGAAGAAACAGAATGAGAAGCCCCAAAAAGAACCCCCAAATTTAAACAGAGAATCAGCACAAGAGAATCAAACGATTTCATGTTCTTCTCTCAGATTTCCACAAGAAAATCAAGTTTCAGGGGCAGTTCATAT
This window encodes:
- the LOC111808607 gene encoding probable LRR receptor-like serine/threonine-protein kinase At1g63430, with product MKSFDSLVLILCLNLGVLFGASHSVSSNEVSALMAFRLEIFEDPFEVFSNWNSLYEDPCLWSGISCSPNRDHVTKINISYSAIKGFLPRDLGQLSFLDELILHGNKLLGPVPKELGCLKNLRVLDLGVNQLTGPIPSEFGHLTNVVKINLQSNGLTGKLPPELGHLRYLEELRLDRNKLGGAVAAGDYSDHTGLYNASNMDLTGFCGSSQLRVADFSYNFFVGSIPKCLGYIPRSSFQGNCLNNSNPKQRPSSQCAKTKSHPGSHEQNHHETTSKPVWLLALEIVTGTLVGSLFLVAVLTAVQKFNRKSSIILPWKKAGSRKYYAPVYIDPEILKDVTRFSRQELELACEDFSNIIGSSQDSLVYKGTMKTGPEIAVISMSMKEEQWTGYLELYFQTEVADLARINHENTGKLLGYCRESSPFTRMLVFDYASNGTLYEHLHLTADGEASQLSWTRRMKIILGIARGLEYLHTELQPPFTISELSSNAVYLTDDFSPKLIDFESWKTILSRSEKNSGAIGSQGAICVLPNSLEARHLDVQGNIYAFGVLLLEIISGRPLYCKVKGNLVDWVKDYIEMPEVMAYIVDPELKHFRYEDLEVICEVMNLCIYQQPKSLSMKEVCTMLETRIDTSVAIEFKASSLAWAELALS
- the LOC111808608 gene encoding RNA-binding protein NOB1-like — encoded protein: MESPSPASCWSNVVKSQSAPKPQHQTPTSSVQVFADSCKSSQGVAVAVVDANAIIQGGEKLSTCADKFVSVPEVLDEVRDPVSRHRLAFVPFSLESMDPSPEALNKVIKFARATGDLQTLSDVDIKLIALTYTLETQIHGTKHLRECPPPVHMVNTKRLPEKDMPGWGSNVPNLEEWEALEQDADAPSNSTSKILPLQDLNLNIIPSDGQSEDLSLEPKDGNYLEHQDETESASGRSRRYPPKKKEINIEGKKMVADGIDASQGQCDDNEGEWTPAVSRSTQRRYIRRKARREYYESLAEKDGLQDVETTDGDIQVEPKSSGQSQDKISELPNSGNLNESRIEEGTNNSENLSQILKQMRLEEDSLNTLHVEGLGASTKEEFDESELEDAVAVEGSDYTVKDEMEHIEDLSQTNESVDTSNVDDVSSDQSWMLRSLSESSVACVTGDFAMQNVLLQMGLRLLAPGGMQIRQLHRWILKCHACYNVTAEIGRIFCPKCGNGGTLRKVAVTVGENGVVLAARKPRITLRGTKFSLPLPQGGRDAITKNLVLREDQLPQKFLHPKTKKKANKQGDDFYPVDNFFSHHNTDKRAPLQPPVRQALAVFSGKRNPNDNHYSRSKHK